DNA from Pelorhabdus rhamnosifermentans:
TTGCGCTGCAAAAGCTTCATTTGCTTCGATTAAGTCAAGATCTTTAACAGTTAGGTTGGCTTTTGTCAACACCTTTTTGGTTGCAGCAATCGGTCCAATACCCATAATCGCAGGATCAACACCTGCTGCAGCATAAGCACGAATACGTACAAGCGGTTTGAGTCCCAATTCTTTGGCTTTATCCAAACTCATCACAACAAGCGCTGCAGCACCATCATTGATACCAGATGCATTTCCTGCTGTCACTGTACCATCTTTTTTGAAAGCGGGTTTCAATTTGGCTAGCTTTTCTGCAGTTGTTCCTTCACGCGGGAATTCATCTGTATCAAAAGTAACTTCGCCTTTTTTCGTTTTATAAACAACAGGAAGAATTTCTTTTTTAAATGCGCCCGATTTTATGGCTTCAACTGCTTTTTGCTGTGATTCAGCCGATAATTGATCTTGCATCTCACGCGTAATACCAAATTTTTCAGCAACATTTTCTGCTGTAATTCCCATATGATAATCATTAAAAGCACACCACAGTCCGTCTTGAATCATTTCATC
Protein-coding regions in this window:
- a CDS encoding acetyl-CoA C-acyltransferase — protein: DEMIQDGLWCAFNDYHMGITAENVAEKFGITREMQDQLSAESQQKAVEAIKSGAFKKEILPVVYKTKKGEVTFDTDEFPREGTTAEKLAKLKPAFKKDGTVTAGNASGINDGAAALVVMSLDKAKELGLKPLVRIRAYAAAGVDPAIMGIGPIAATKKVLTKANLTVKDLDLIEANEAFAAQFLAVGKELGFDKEKVNIHGGAIALGHPIGASGARIL